TCGCCGTCACCAACAGCGACCGCTGGACGGTCCGCTCGGTCCCGTCTGCGAGCGTCACCGTCGCGTTCGCGGCATCGCTTTCTCCGAGCGCGTTCTGGAGGTTTTCGTTCGAGGTGACGTTCGCGCCGTCGAAGCCGACGATGCGGTCGCCGGCACCGATGCCCGCGTCGGCGGCCGCCGAGTTCGGGAACGTGCTGCCGACGGCCGCCCCGGGTGACGCCGCGATAGCGCCTGTTACGGGGCCGAACAGCAGCGCCAACGCGATGGCCGTGACGGCGAGGTTGTTCGTCACGCCCGCGGCGAACATCCGGGTTCGGCCCCCGCGACTCGCCCGCCGCTGGCTCTCTTCGTCGGGTTCGACGAACGCGCCGATCGGAAGCACCGTGAACAGGACGACGCCCATCGACTCGATGTCGATTCTTTCGACCCGACAGAGCAACCCGTGGCCGCCCTCGTGGACGACGAGTCCGACGAGCAGTCCCAGAAGAATCTCGGGGGCGACCGACAGCGGCAGAAAGTCGTTGACGCCGGGTATGACGAGGACGTTTCGCGGGGCGTTCACCGCTGTCGGCGCAGGCGGATTCTGGACGATCTGGACGCCACGGACGACGAGGAGGGCGAAGGTGCCGACCATGATGACGAGCGTGACGCCGACGCCGACGTTGCTCCACGCCCGCCAGAACCGTTTGGGTCCAGCGAGCCAGTTGAGAAACGCCCGGCCGCGACGGGTGTGTATCGTCAGCAGCGGGCCTTGCACCTTGATCGAACTCGGGAGCAACCCGCGCTGTCGCAAGACGAGGACCAGTACCGTGTAGAGGATCACGCCGATACCTATCCACAGCAGCGTGTTCATTGGCCGAAGAATGGGATGCGAGCGGGAAAGACGTTCGGATTGCGTCGGCGACGTTACGTCGACTCCTCGGAGGTTACGGCGTCAGTTCCGTCGGTTCTGACCGGCACCGGACGACGCCGCCGTCGTCGTTGAGTCGGTCCGCGTCCGTCTCGCCGACGTATCGTTCGACGATGGGCGTCGGGGTTTCCGCCGTGCGTCCGCCGACGCGTGTCGACGCCCGCACCGATGGCCTTCGCTACGCGCGTCGGCGGTATTGCTCTACGTTCGAGGGGGACGACTGGAGCGCCCTCCCGAAGAGATATATCCGTACTCTGTGACACGACGGTCGTGTTCGACTCGAACTCCTACGAGGTCAGCCAGAAGTTGGGCATCGGGAACAAGTACAACGTCTACGAAGCGGGTGGCTCCGAGCCGATTCTGACCTCCAAACAGAAGAAACTCCGCCTGAAGGAAGATTTCCGGTTTACTGACCCCGAAACCGGCGAGGAACGGATTCGAGTCCGCGCGAGCCAGGTGCTCGACGTGAACGCCGCGTACGACATCGTCGACAGCCAGACCGACGAACCCATCGGTGCGGTCAAGCGTCGTGTCAGCTCGTTTCTGAAACACGAGTACGAACTGCACGATGCCGACGGTAACCTCGTCGCGCTCGTCAAGGAGGACAACCACCTCATGGCGGCGGTTCGCCGACTCGTGACGACGCTGCTTCCCTTCTCCTACTCGGTCACCTCGCCGGACGGCAGCGAGACGTACGGCACCATCTCCGAGCAGTTCTCCTTTCGCGACAAGTACGACATCTCCCTGTCGACCGGCGCGCTTGACCCGCGTCTCGTCGTCGTCGGCTCCGTGGTCATCGACGCCATAGAGGACAACTAACCCACCTTTTACCCTGCGCTCGGTGAAATCTCTCGTCGCTCTCTTCAGTCGTTTTGTGACTTTCGTTCACTCCTCGGCCCGCTCGCTCGTTCCACTCGCTCGCGGTACAGAATATCGTAGAAGCGACCGCCTCCGCGCCATAGCAAGCTGTTACTTCACTTCGTTCGTGACGAGCCTTCGGCGCTCGCTACGCTTCGCGCCGAAGACGCCGGGAAAGCGAAGCTCTCCCGTGCCTGCGACTCACTCTGTTCGTCGCAGACGCTTCACCACGAACTCTTCTTCGAGTTCGCCGAGGAACTCGCCGAGGCGCGGTCCCTGCGTCTGGTCGAAGAACAGCAGATAGCCCGCCTGAAACAGGTCGCCGGTCTCCACGCCGCGTTCCTTGGCGGCTTCGTAGATTTCGCCCTGAATCTCCTCGCCGCTGTGACCCTCCTCGACGAAGTCGGCGAGGTCGGAGAGCGCCGCGGCCACATCGTCGGCGAGGTCCACGTCGGGCATCTCGGTCTGGAGGCGGTAGTTGTACTCGTTGTCCATCCGCTCGGCCCACGTGCGGGCCTTCTCGACGCGCTCCATCGCGTCTTCGACGGCCCACTCGGGCGTATCGTCGGTGATGTGGCCCTCGTTCTTCGCCATCTGGACTCGAAGTTCTGGGTCGTCGACCATCCCGAGCACCGCGGCGAACGTGTACGGCAGGCGAACGCGCTCCTCTCGTACTTCGTCGACCAGGAAGGGGTACGCACGGTCGGCCAGCGGTCTGAGGTTCTCGTCGGTCTCCTCGCCGAAGTAGATACGCTCGAAGCGGTCGAAGTCGTTGACGAGGAGGTCCAGACGCCGGAGGTCGAAGTCGCGGGCGCGGCGCGGGTTAAGCGCGAAGAAGTACCGGAGCACCTCGGGTTCGGCGAGTTCGAGCACCTCGGCGACGGTGACGATGTTACCCGCGGACGACGAGAGCGGTTCGCCGTTGAGCGTGAACCACTCGTACGTCATCGGCACCGGCGGTTGGATGCCGAGCACGTTTCGCGCGATGTCGTTGCCGCTGGGCCACGAGCCCTCGGCGTGGTCCTTGCCAAACGGCTCGAAGTCGACGCCGAGCACCTGCCACTGGGCGGGCCACTCGAAGCGCCACGGCAGTTTCCCCTTGCGGAACGTCGCGGTCCCCTCGTGGCCGCAGCCGGAGATGGTGTTGTCGCCGGCGGTCATGTCGGTGCAGACGTAGTCGACGGTTCCGGCGTCGAGGTCGATGTCGGTCACCGTCTCGGTTATCTTCCCGCAGTTCCCGCAGACCGGATTGAACGGGACGTAGTCGTCGTCGACCTTGCTCTGGTACTCGGTGAGCACCTCGCGTGCGGCGTCGGCGTTTTCGAGCAGGTGCCGAACAACCGGTTCGAACGTCCCGTCCGCGTAAAGTTCGGTGTTCGATATCATCTCGACCGGGACGCCGAGTCGCTCCGCGTCAGCTTCGATGAGCGCCGCGAAGTGTGCCGCGTACGACTCCGCCTCGCCGAAGGGGTCGGGGATGTCGGTGTACGGCTTGCCGAGGTTCTGCCCGAGCGCACCCGCGTCGACGTCGCCGAGACCGACGATGGTGCCGTCCCTGTCGGCGAGCTTTCGCGGGAGTTTTCGGAGCGGGTCCTTGTCGTCGCTCGTGAACACTTGCCGAACGTCGTAGCCGCGCTCCCGGAGCACCTCTGCGACGAAGTAGCCGCGGAGAATCTCGTTGAAATTTCCTAGATGAGCGACGCCCGACGGGGAGATGCCGCCCTTGATGACGATGGGGTCGTCGGGGTCGCGCGCTAGAATCTCGTCGGCGACGTCGTCGGCCCAGAACGCGTGATGCGTCTCGCCGCCGTCTCCCTGACCACTCTCGTCGGCGGCCGTCGATGTCGAGTCGGCGCCGTCGTCGACGCTCATCGCTGGGACCAGTACGTCGGTTCGGTGCCCGCGCCCGCGGGGACGATGTCGGTCCCCTCGTGTTCGCCGTGGAGCACCGCACGTTCGAGCCGTTTCGGTTCGGTGCCGTCGAGGACGATGGTGCGCATCCCCGCGCGCTCGATGAGTTTCGCCGCTAGCAAATCGACGGGAGCCGACGACCCCGCGTCCGTGCTCATCGGCGCGATGACGCCGACCAGTTCCTCGGGCGTGAGTTCCTCGAACTTCTCGGCAGTGTCGTCGCTCCGGGGGTCGGCGCTGTAGACGCCGTCGACGCTCGTCGCGTAGACGAGCAGGTCGGCGTCGACGTACTCGGCGAGGGCGGCGGCCACCGCGTCGGTGGTCTGGCCCGGGACGACGCCGCCCATCACGGAGATGTCGCCGCGGCGGATGGCCTCGCCGGCGTCCTCGTAACTGTGCGCCGGCGCGGGGTTGACGCCCGCGCCGAGGCCGGCGATGAGCAGACGCGCGTTGATGCGCGTCACGTCGATGCCGATCTGGTCCAACTGGACCTCGTTCGCGCCGAGACCGCGCGCGGCGTCGATGTACTCGCGGGCGACGCCGCCGCCACCGACGACGGTGCCGAGTTCGCAGCCCTCGCGGGCGAGTGACTCGATTGCGGCGGCGTGTGCCTCGACTCGACGGGCGTCGAGCTCCGGCGCGAGGACGCTCCCGCCGATAGAAATGACGACTCTCATTGCAACCGGGTTGCTGGGATTCGGTCTTAAGGGTTATCAACTCCGCCACGTTCTCGCGGCTCGAGAACATCTCTCTCGCGCCCCCCGAACCGCCCCACGCGCTCCGGACGTCCGGCTGAGCAACACTAAAGCCGCTCGGTCCCCCGTCTTTCGGGTATGCGAACACTCTGCGTCGTCGGTCCGGGTGCAACGGCGCTCACCGAGCGACTCGCAGCGCGACTCGACGGCCGCGTCGCGACGGTCGAACGACTCCCCGACGGCAGCGACCCCGAGCCCGACTCGGCAGCGTCGTACGGACTTGCCGACGACGGCGTCTGGGTCGGCGCGGGCCGCGACCGCTCGCGCGACGACCTGCTCGACCACCTCGCCGCCGACTACGACTTCGCGCTCCTCGCGGGATTCGAATCGACCCGCTTGCCGACGGTACGACTCGGCGACGCCGGTACGAAGTCCGACGAGAGCGAAAACGGAGACGTGGCGAACGAGCCGCTGCTCTCGGCTCAGTCGGTCGACGAAGTGGAGTTGGACGACCTCTGCGCCCGCGTCGAGGCGTTCGACCCGTACGTCACCTTGGAGGCGCTGGTCGAGCGGATAAAGCAGTCGCCGCGCGCCGAACGCGCCGGAGCCATCGCGACGTTTACTGGGCGCGTCCGAGCGAAGGACGGCGACGACGACCCCCGGACGACTCGGCTGACGTTCGAGAAGTACGAGGGCGTCGCCGAGGAACGGCTCTCGGAGATCAGACGCGACATCGAGGCTCGCGACGGC
This genomic stretch from Haloprofundus salilacus harbors:
- the pyrH gene encoding UMP kinase, with translation MRVVISIGGSVLAPELDARRVEAHAAAIESLAREGCELGTVVGGGGVAREYIDAARGLGANEVQLDQIGIDVTRINARLLIAGLGAGVNPAPAHSYEDAGEAIRRGDISVMGGVVPGQTTDAVAAALAEYVDADLLVYATSVDGVYSADPRSDDTAEKFEELTPEELVGVIAPMSTDAGSSAPVDLLAAKLIERAGMRTIVLDGTEPKRLERAVLHGEHEGTDIVPAGAGTEPTYWSQR
- the lysS gene encoding lysine--tRNA ligase is translated as MSVDDGADSTSTAADESGQGDGGETHHAFWADDVADEILARDPDDPIVIKGGISPSGVAHLGNFNEILRGYFVAEVLRERGYDVRQVFTSDDKDPLRKLPRKLADRDGTIVGLGDVDAGALGQNLGKPYTDIPDPFGEAESYAAHFAALIEADAERLGVPVEMISNTELYADGTFEPVVRHLLENADAAREVLTEYQSKVDDDYVPFNPVCGNCGKITETVTDIDLDAGTVDYVCTDMTAGDNTISGCGHEGTATFRKGKLPWRFEWPAQWQVLGVDFEPFGKDHAEGSWPSGNDIARNVLGIQPPVPMTYEWFTLNGEPLSSSAGNIVTVAEVLELAEPEVLRYFFALNPRRARDFDLRRLDLLVNDFDRFERIYFGEETDENLRPLADRAYPFLVDEVREERVRLPYTFAAVLGMVDDPELRVQMAKNEGHITDDTPEWAVEDAMERVEKARTWAERMDNEYNYRLQTEMPDVDLADDVAAALSDLADFVEEGHSGEEIQGEIYEAAKERGVETGDLFQAGYLLFFDQTQGPRLGEFLGELEEEFVVKRLRRTE
- a CDS encoding molybdopterin synthase, with the protein product MRTLCVVGPGATALTERLAARLDGRVATVERLPDGSDPEPDSAASYGLADDGVWVGAGRDRSRDDLLDHLAADYDFALLAGFESTRLPTVRLGDAGTKSDESENGDVANEPLLSAQSVDEVELDDLCARVEAFDPYVTLEALVERIKQSPRAERAGAIATFTGRVRAKDGDDDPRTTRLTFEKYEGVAEERLSEIRRDIEARDGVERVLMHHRTGVIEDGEDIVFVVVLAGHRTEAFRAVEDGINRLKDEVPIFKKETTVESDFWVHDRQ